The following proteins are co-located in the Triticum aestivum cultivar Chinese Spring chromosome 1A, IWGSC CS RefSeq v2.1, whole genome shotgun sequence genome:
- the LOC542944 gene encoding GTP-binding nuclear protein Ran-2 yields the protein MALPNQNTVDYPSFKLVIVGDGGTGKTTFVKRHLTGEFEKKYEPTIGVEVHPLDFTTNCGKIRFYCWDTAGQEKFGGLRDGYYIHGQCAIIMFDVTSRLTYKNVPTWHRDLCRVCENIPIVLCGNKVDVKNRQVKAKQVTFHRKKNLQYYEISAKSNYNFEKPFLYLARKLAGDPNIHFVEAVALKPPEVTFDLAMQQQHEAELAAAAAQPLPDDDDDLIE from the exons ATG GCGCTGCCGAACCAGAACACCGTCGATTACCCCAGCTTCAAGCTCGTCATCGTCGGCGATGGCGGGACTG GCAAAACCACATTTGTGAAGAGGCATCTCACTGGAGAGTTTGAGAAGAAATACGAAC CCACCATTGGTGTTGAAGTTCACCCGTTGGATTTCACCACTAACTGTGGAAAGATCCGTTTCTACTGCTGGGACACTGCTGGGCAAGAGAAGTTTGGTGGCCTTAGGGATGGATACTA TATCCATGGTCAGTGTGCGATTATCATGTTTGATGTCACTTCAAGGCTGACCTACAAGAATGTTCCTACGTGGCACAGGGACTTGTGCAG GGTTTGTGAGAACATCCCCATTGTGCTGTGTGGCAACAAGGTTGATGTGAAGAACAGGCAGGTTAAGGCCAAGCAGGTGACATTCCACAGGAAGAAGAACCTCCAGTACTATGAAATCTCTGCCAAGAGCAACTACAACTTTGAGAAGCCCTTCCTTTACCTTGCTAGGAAGCTGGCTGG TGATCCCAACATCCACTTCGTCGAAGCAGTGGCCCTTAAGCCTCCGGAAGTGACCTTCGACTTGGCCATGCAGCAACA GCACGAGGCTGAGCTTGCGGCTGCAGCGGCACAGCCACtgcctgatgacgatgacgatCTGATCGAGTAG
- the LOC123069208 gene encoding malate dehydrogenase 1, mitochondrial produces the protein MRMSLLRSASQHLRRRRDYSSASASPERKVAILGAAGGIGQPLALLMKLNPLVSSLSLYDIAATPGVAADVSHINTRALVKGFVGDDQLGEALEGADLVIIPAGVPRKPGMTRDDLFKINAGIVKGLCTAIARHCPNALVNMISNPVNSTVPIAAEVFKKAGTYDEKKLFGVTTLDVVRAKTFYAGKANVPVTGVNVPVVGGHAGITILPLFSQATPASNALSHEDLLALTKRTQDGGTEVVEAKAGKGSATLSMAYAGAVFGDACLKGLNGVPDIVECSFVQSTVTELPFFASKVRLGKSGVEEVMGLGELSALEKEGLESLKGELLSSIEKGVKFAQES, from the exons ATGAGGATGTCGCTGCTGAGATCCGCGTCGCagcacctgcgccgccgccgcgactactcctccgcctccgcctcgcccGAGCGCAAGGTGGCCATCCTCGGCGCGGCGGGCGGCATCGGCCAGCCGCTGGCGCTGCTCATGAAGCTCAACCCGCtcgtctcctccctctccctctacgACATCGCCGCCACGCCCGGCGTCGCCGCCGACGTATCCCACATCAACACCCGCGCCCTG GTGAAGGGCTTCGTCGGGGACGACCAGCTCGGGGAGGCGCTGGAGGGCGCCGACCTCGTCATCATCCCCGCCGGGGTGCCCCGCAAGCCCGGCATGACCAGGGACGACCTCTTCAAGATCAACGCCGGGATCGTCAAGGGCCTCTGCACCGCCATCGCCAGGCACTGCCCCAAC GCTCTCGTCAATATGATCAGCAACCCTGTCAACTCGACTGTCCCAATTGCAGCTGAGGTGTTCAAGAAGGCTGGTACCTATGATGAGAAGAAGCTGTTTGGTGTGACCACTCTTGATGTTGTTCGTGCTAAAACATTCTATGCTGGAAAGGCAAACGTGCCAGTTACTG GGGTGAATGTTCCTGTTGTTGGTGGCCATGCTGGAATCACTATCCTGCCACTGTTCTCACAG GCTACTCCTGCAAGTAATGCATTGTCCCATGAGGACCTTCTCGCCCTCACGAAGAGGACACAAGATGGTGGGACGGAAGTTGTTGAAGCGAAGGCTGGAAAGGGCTCAGCAACATTGTCGATGGC ATATGCTGGTGCTGTTTTTGGAGATGCATGCTTGAAGGGGCTCAACGGTGTTCCTGACATCGTAGAGTGCTCTTTTGTCCAATCAACCGTAACAGAGCTGCCATTCTTTGCCTCCAAG GTGAGGCTGGGGAAGAGCGGAGTGGAGGAAGTGATGGGGCTGGGCGAGCTGTCGGCCTTGGAGAAGGAGGGGCTGGAGAGCCTCAAGGGCGAGCTGCTGTCTTCCATCGAGAAGGGTGTCAAGTTCGCGCAGGAGAGCTAG